The window acacagtatgatgcctccactgtgccatcaacacagcatgatgtccccacagcccccctacACAAAATGTATCTCTATAccacctcacacacagtatgatgcctccactgtgccaccaacacagcatgatgtccccacagcccccctacACAAAATGTATCTCTATAccacctcacacacagtatgatgcctccactgtgccaccaacacagcatgatgtccccacagcccccctacACAAAATGTATCTCTATAccacctcacacacagtatgatgcctccactgtgccaccaatacagcatgatgtccccacagcccccctacACAAAATGTATCTCTATACCAcctcacatacagtatgatgcctccactgtgccatcaacacagcatgatgtccccacagcccccctacACAAAATGTATCTCTATAccacctcacacacagtatgatgcctccactgtgccaccaatacagcatgatgtccccacagcccccctacACAAAATGCGTCTCCATAccacctcacacacagtatgatgccttcactgtgccaccaacacagcatgatgtccccacagcccccctacACAAAATGAATCTCTATAccacctcacacacagtatgatgccttcacTGTGCCACCAACACAGCATGATGTTCCCACAGCCGCCCTACACAAAATGTATCTCTATACCAcctcacatacagtatgatgcctccactgtgccatcaacacagcatgatgtccccacagcccccctacACAAAATGAATCTCTATAccacctcacacacagtatgatgcctccactgtgccaccaatacagcatgatgtccccacagcccccctacACAAAATGCGTCTCCATAccacctcacacacagtatgatgccttcactgtgccaccaacacagcatgatgtccccacagcccccctacACAAAATGAATCTCTATAccacctcacacacagtatgatgccttcactgtgccaccaacacagcatgatgtccccacagcccccctacACAAAATGAATCTCTATAccacctcacacacagtatgatgccttcactgtgccaccaacacagcatgatgtccccacagcccccctacACAATGTATCTCTATAccacctcacacacagtatgatgcctccactgtgccaccaacacagcatgatgtccccacagcccccctacACAAAATGTATCTCTATAccacctcacacacagtatgatgcctccactgtgccaccaatacagcatgatgtccccacagcccccctacACAAAATGCGTCTCCATAccacctcacacacagtatgatgccttcactgtgccaccaacacagcatgatgtccccacagcccccctacACAAAATGAATCTCTATAccacctcacacacagtatgatgcctccactgtgccatcaacacagcatgatgtccccacagcccccctacACAAAATGAATCTCTATAccacctcacacacagtatgatgtctccactgtGCCACCAACACAGCATGATGTTCCCACAGTGCCCTTCTACACAGTATGAATCCCCATTGCAGCCCATACACCATATGATACTaacacagtatgatttccccacagcgaccccacacagtatgaatccccatagtactgcatacatagtatgatgcccccactgtgccaCCAACACAGTATGTTCCCACAgcccccctacacacagtatgaatcCCCAtagcatcctatacacagtatgatgctccccacTGTGccaccaacacagtatgatgtgcccacagccccctacacacagtatgaatcCCCATAgcaccccatacacagtatgatgcccttaaTGTGCCACCAGCAcattatgatgtctccacagcccccatacacatcaatCCTCATAGcatctcacacacagtatgatgcacccacTGTGCCTCCAATACAGTAGATGTCCCCACAACCCCCGTACACACAGTATAAATTCCCATAGCagttcacacacagtatgatgccttcacTGTGCCATCAACAACgtttgatgtccccacagccccctacacacagtatgagttTCCATAGGAcaccaccacacagtatgatgcccccactgcgccaccaacacagtatgatgtccccacagcccctacacacagtatgaattCCCATAACACCCCatgcacagtatgattcccccaccaacagcacagtatgatgtccccatagcccCTCTACACATAGTATGAATCCCCCCATAgcatcccacacacagtatgatgcctccactgtgccaccaacacagtatgatgtccctgcaGCCCTCAACACAGTTTGAATCCCCATAGCATTTCACATATAGTGTGATGCACCCACTGTGCCTCcagcatagtatgatgtccccacagcccccctacACACAGTTTGAATCCCCATAGCacttcacacacagtatgatgcctccactgtgccaccaatacagcatgatgtccccacagcccccctacACAAAATGCGTCTCCATAccacctcacacacagtatgatgccttcactgtgccaccaacacagcatgatgtccccacagcccccctacACAAAATGAATCTCTATAccacctcacacacagtatgatgccttcactgtgccaccaacacagcatgatgtccccacagcccccctacACAAAATGAATCTCTATAccacctcacacacagtatgatgccttcactctgccaccaacacagcatgatgtccccacagccgccCTACACAATGTATCTCTATACCACCTCACACATATTATGATGCCTCCACTGTGCCAccaacacagcatgatgtccctACAGCCCCCCTACACAAAATGTATCGCTATAccacctcacacacagtatgatgccttcactctgccaccaacacagcatgatgtccccacagcccccctacACAATGTATCTCTATACCACCTCACACATATTATGATATTTTCACTGTGCCAccaacacagcatgatgtccctACAGCTGCCCTACACAATGTATCTCTATAccacctcacacacagtatgatgcctccactgtgccaccaacacagcatgatgtccctACAGCCCCCCTACACAAAATGTATCTCTATAccacctcacacacagtatgatgccttcactgtgccaccaacacagcatgatgtccctACAGCCCCCCTACACAAAATGTATCTCTATAccacctcacacacagtatgatgccttcactgtgccaccaacacagcatgatgtccccacagcccccctacACAAAATGTATCTCTATAccacctcacacacagtatgatgcctccactgtgccaccaacacagcatgatgtccccacagccgccCTACACAATGTATCTCTATACTACCTcacgcacagtatgatgcctccactgtgccatcaacacagcatgatgtccccacagcccccctacACAAAATGTATCTCTATAccacctcacacacagtatgatgtctccactgtGCCACCAACACAGCATGATGTTCCCACAGTGCCCTTCTACACAGTATGAATCCCCATTGCAGCCCATACACCATATGATACTaacacagtatgatttccccacagcgaccccacacagtatgaatccccatagtactgcatacatagtatgatgcccccactgtgccaCCAACACAGTATGTTCCCACAgcccccctacacacagtatgaatcCCCAtagcatcctatacacagtatgatgctccccacTGTGccaccaacacagtatgatgtgcccacagccccctacacacagtatgaatcCCCATAgcaccccatacacagtatgatgcccttaaTGTGCCACCAGCAcattatgatgtctccacagcccccatacacatcaatCCTCATAGcatctcacacacagtatgatgcacccacTGTGCCTCCAATACAGTAGATGTCCCCACAACCCCCGTACACACAGTATAAATTCCCATAGCagttcacacacagtatgatgccttcacTGTGCCATCAACAACgtttgatgtccccacagccccctacacacagtatgagttTCCATAGGAcaccaccacacagtatgatgcccccactgcgccaccaacacagtatgatgtccccacagcccctacacacagtatgaattCCCATAACACCCCatgcacagtatgattcccccaccaacagcacagtatgatgtccccatagcccCTCTACACATAGTATGAATCCCCCCATAgcatcccacacacagtatgatgcctccactgtgccaccaacacagtatgatgtccctgcaGCCCTCAACACAGTTTGAATCCCCATAGCATTTCACATATAGTGTGATGCACCCACTGTGCCTCcagcatagtatgatgtccccacagcccccctacACACAGTTTGAATCCCCATAGCacttcacacacagtatgatgctcccactgtgccaccaacacagtataatgccccctcagcCCCCTACAGATATTATGAATTTCCATAGCACCCCACACACTGAATGATGCACCCACTGTAccaccaacacagtatgatgttcccacagcccccatatacacagtatgagtcCCCATAGGACCCCCACACCGTATGATGCCTCCACTGTGCCACCAACTTATGTTTCCACAGCCCCCTACCCACAGTATGAGTCCCCATAGCACCTCACAGACAGTATGATCCCCCCACTGTGCcatcaacacagtatgatgtctttgCAGCCCCTTACACACCGTATGAGTCCCCATAGCACCTCAGTATGATGTCCCCGGCGCCCCCCCTACATAGTATGAATCCCCAtagcaccccacacacagtatgatgcctcctctGTGCCTCCAATACATTATAATGTCCCAACAGCCCCTCCCTAAACATAGTATGAATCCCCATTagtaccccacacagtatgatgtacccaCAGCCCCCATGACTACAGTGTGATATCATTACAGCCTACCACTCAATATGACATAGGGCCCCCAAATATCCCATAGCAGCTCTATGGGGCCTTGTTGACACTTATGGCTGAGCAGTTCTTTATTGTGTACTATGATTTTATGAAATCCTGTtcatgatatttttttttaaaaaaaagtgattTTGGTGCAGAAATGGTGACGCTTTTCTGTTTGCCATGTGCTGCTTATGTAGCTCGAGCTTGATGCTGTAAATTCTTGCTCCATAAATTATTATGCGTAACCCCCCTTTTTAAAGCTCTCCGAGTACCCCAAACTTATTTGTCACAGACCCGATTAGTTACATGTCAAATTCACAGTATGAGGAGGTTTTTACTGCAGACTTTTAGTCCAAAGCCTGGAATAATTGAAACAGAAAACTGTGGGCACTTCTTATATGGCTTTGTAAATGACGATACTGCTTCTTGTCGACTAACTCATGTAGCTGTCATAGAGTGTCACAGAGATATCACCTAATTACAATATCTTGTAGATTCTTTTATGATTTTTCGCCGACCATTTTGCAACAAAAAAATTGGCAGCATAACATCAAACATAAACCTACCATGATGCTGGCAGCAAAAAACCACAAGAGCCCAGTGACCTAAAATCACGGTCCTCTGGTCCTTGCTCTGGAGTCTGATGTTAGATTATGATGTGTTTTCCAACTGTTTTTCTTAGTTTGTCagtaattgcatttttttttgtacaTTAATTTTTAGTTTGTATTTCTTTTTGTATGTTAAATATATTAATAAGATGTATAATTGCTACATTTATAATATTAAAATTAATGTTCTGTTCTTGGCAGATGATTGGACGAGGAGCTCAGAGGCCTATGTGATATCTTCAGATTTTAAAGCAGATAACAGTGGATTCACTcaagatacatatgaagagcatgccatTCTCCCAGATATCCCTGCAGCCATTCTCAGCACAGATTTGTCATCTGAGCCTTGTAATGAGGTCTTATCTCCTGATTCATTACAATCTCTTTTGGAAAATAATCACAGGAGAGCacacacagggcagaagccatactcatgttcagattgtggcaaATGTTTTGCCTTAAAAACCACTCTCCTGGTACATCAAATaagccacacaggggagaagacatatttgtgttcagaatgtgggaaaagttttactcttaaatcacatcttgttgcacatgagagaattcacagagcagagaagccatattcatgcacAGAATGTTGGAAATGGTTTACTGTGAAATCAAGTCTTATTCGACATtggagaagtcacacaggagagaagtcgtattcatgttcagaatgtgggaaatgttttactctagAATCAAATCTTGCTGCACATGagaaaagtcacacaggggaaaagccatattcatgttcagaatgtgggaaatgttttactctagAATCAAATCTTGCTGCACATGAGAAAAGTCACACAgaggaaaagccatattcatgttcagaatgtgggaaatgttttactctagAATCAAATCTTGCTGCACATGAGAAAAGTCActcaggggagaagccgtattcatgttcagaatgtgggaaatgttttactctggAATCAGATCTTGCTGCACATGAGAGTAGTCACACAGAGGAAAaaacgttttcatgttcagaatgtgggaaatgttttactctggaatcagatcttgttacacatcagagaactcacacaggggacaagccgtattcatgttcagaatgtgggaaatgttttactctggaatcaaatcttgttacacatcagagaactcacacaggggacaagccgtattcatgtacagaatgtgggaaatgttttactctggAATCAAATCTTGTaaaacatcagaaaactcacacagaagagaagccatattcatgttcagaatgtgggaaatgttttactctgaAGGCAAGTCTTGtagcacatcagaaaattcacacaggagaaaagttgtattcctgttcagaatgttgGAAATGGTTTACTATCAAATCAAGTCTTATCAGACATCAAAGACTTCATACAGGAgcaaagccattttcatgctcggaatgtgggaaatgttttagtttgaaatcaaatcttgttgcacatcagagaagtcacacaggggaaaagtcttattcatgttcagaatgtgggaaccgTTTTACtgtgaaatcaagtcttgttagacatcagaaaagtcacacaggagagagaccatattcatgttccgaatgtgggaaatgttttactgtgAAATCAAGCCTTGTTACACACGTGAgaacacacacacaagaaaactcACAAAAAAGAATCGATTTGAATATCCAGAATGAGGAAAACATTCATGTGCAGAATATGGAAACTGCTTTACAGGGAAATTACATCTTGTCTGACATGAAAGAATTTACACAGTAGAGAAGGTGAATTCATTGTTAGCATACAGTATGAGCAAACGTTTTAGACAGGTGTATAAGAAATGCTGCACAGTAAGACGCTTTCAAAAATAGAAATTTTAGGGCattgtgcacatgttgcatttttatcgtgttttatttatgcatttttgagtgcagatttgtcacaaatcctgaagggaatcctgattccagcaatgaagTGTCATGAACGCATTGCTTATTtctgacttgcagatttggtgcagaaaataattttcTATTAGCATTTTTGAAATGTTTTTTTCACCCATTCACTTCAATGAATTCTgtcaaaaacactataaaaacgcAAGTATAAAAGGATTGCTACATATTTTCTGCGCTTTTGCTTGCAATTTTTCGTATACGATTTTAAACAGCAGTGAATGCTATAGTTAGATAATGAAACCTATTTGGAGTGTAAATATGAGTGTCAAATGCCCCCCTGGGTGTCCCAGAGACATATTAATTTGTTAACTATGCTCCTGCATTGATTACAGGTGTATTAAATATATTATAATGGTTACGTGTGATTGATATTTGATTTTGCACCTCAGTCTGCTTGATTGTTTGCACTGGCTTAGTTctctttgtgagactcccatactttcacaaCTTGGAGCCATTATTCACACACACCCTGTTTACGTCTGTttttatatatacactggagatcaaaattagagaataacaCACAATATCCTAAATATTGTGGTCATTGTGTTGTCCTAtgggattatatcctaacatgatgaaacttgcagtattttaagcttatttcataaattgaatttattctaaaaTAAATTAGATCAatgaaaaagaacacggatcacaattagagaacactttaacctccctgcaagttattggtgttaatctggcgccTGGTGCTAATGTCCTTAATTATctaacaaaccctatgtaactggcagcttgacttcccagtttgcactgactttgccgttccaaagtgactgaaaccctccagcagtaggttgtccagatgaaggccaaatggGTGACCCTATcatccatagcaagagaagttggttcttccaagtctgtgattttgagaatgttgcagctttacaacatcacaaactctttcaagtctcccaagaaggctggtcgccctcgaaagacagaTGCAAGAGAGGACCGGA is drawn from Anomaloglossus baeobatrachus isolate aAnoBae1 chromosome 3, aAnoBae1.hap1, whole genome shotgun sequence and contains these coding sequences:
- the LOC142297103 gene encoding uncharacterized protein LOC142297103 — its product is MEEATSRRIIDCALEIICLLSGEDYTIVRKILDDYVAPIIINAQKSGGRSLITEAPHSPIPEKKILELTSTITELLTGEVPLRCQDVAVYFSLEEWEYIEGHRDLYVDVVVEPEEQWPVTSPVSEDLSFPPVTSDEQIPPESCHDLLLPQDYPLLNPDESLPNLTVPETHESGDCLYKEEVPAHEFPDDWTRSSEAYVISSDFKADNSGFTQDTYEEHAILPDIPAAILSTDLSSEPCNEVLSPDSLQSLLENNHRRAHTGQKPYSCSDCGKCFALKTTLLVHQISHTGEKTYLCSECGKSFTLKSHLVAHERIHRAEKPYSCTECWKWFTVKSSLIRHWRSHTGEKSYSCSECGKCFTLESNLAAHEKSHTGEKPYSCSECGKCFTLESNLAAHEKSHTEEKPYSCSECGKCFTLESNLAAHEKSHSGEKPYSCSECGKCFTLESDLAAHESSHTEEKTFSCSECGKCFTLESDLVTHQRTHTGDKPYSCSECGKCFTLESNLVTHQRTHTGDKPYSCTECGKCFTLESNLVKHQKTHTEEKPYSCSECGKCFTLKASLVAHQKIHTGEKLYSCSECWKWFTIKSSLIRHQRLHTGAKPFSCSECGKCFSLKSNLVAHQRSHTGEKSYSCSECGNRFTVKSSLVRHQKSHTGERPYSCSECGKCFTVKSSLVTHVRTHTQENSQKRIDLNIQNEENIHVQNMETALQGNYILSDMKEFTQ